From Hymenobacter sedentarius, a single genomic window includes:
- a CDS encoding DUF1800 domain-containing protein, which produces MNRRLFLQRNTAAIRSSAGARAAQLGAAAILPAETGPPETISRYANKALPTGLARSTSALTAYAGPWGYAQAAHLLRRCLFGPTRPEILAAAGSSLTAVLNGLLTAPGAPAPPLNVSATDTSVPIGQTWTAQAFDQNIEGVRRASLRDWWLGQVLGQGTSLAEKMTLFWHNHFVIALGTINDARMGYEYCRLLRQHALGNVKQLAKDVTVTPAMLRYLNGNQSTAGNPNENYGRELLELFTVGKGPLIGPGNYTNYTEADVQAAARVLTGWRDQSTPVGSYFTASRHDATTKVFSAAFGNARIAANGAAEYQDLINLIFQQAETARFVVRKLYRWFVYYVIDAQTEANIIQPLATLLVQSNFEVAPVLRTLLSSEHFFDAANQGCLIKSPLDFSVGLCRQMQVAFPPATNVVAQYGMWNYLNGVVSLQQQTLGDPPNVAGWAAYYQTPQYHELWINAVTLPRRNQVTDLFIAGGYTRNSTKIVIDPVALVQSFPATTASDCNLLIAEFVALMVPIPLTANQVAFLKSALLPGLPDFEWTVEWQQFLAAPTNTAKKAAVATKLQAMLRALMGLAEYHLS; this is translated from the coding sequence ATGAACCGTAGACTTTTCCTTCAACGAAACACTGCTGCGATTCGCTCTTCGGCCGGGGCCAGGGCCGCACAACTGGGCGCGGCGGCCATTCTGCCCGCCGAAACCGGGCCACCCGAAACCATCAGTCGCTACGCCAACAAAGCGCTGCCCACCGGACTGGCGCGGAGCACGAGCGCGCTCACGGCTTACGCCGGGCCGTGGGGCTATGCCCAGGCCGCCCACCTGCTGCGCCGCTGCCTGTTTGGCCCCACTCGCCCCGAGATACTGGCGGCGGCCGGCTCCAGCCTCACGGCCGTGCTCAACGGGCTGCTCACGGCCCCGGGCGCGCCGGCGCCGCCCCTGAACGTTTCGGCCACCGACACCAGCGTACCCATCGGCCAGACCTGGACCGCGCAGGCGTTCGACCAGAACATTGAGGGCGTCCGCCGGGCGTCGCTGCGCGACTGGTGGCTGGGGCAGGTGCTGGGCCAGGGCACGTCGCTGGCCGAGAAGATGACGCTGTTCTGGCACAATCACTTTGTAATCGCGCTGGGTACTATCAACGATGCCCGCATGGGCTATGAGTACTGCCGGCTGCTGCGCCAGCACGCGTTGGGTAATGTGAAGCAGCTGGCCAAGGATGTGACCGTGACGCCCGCCATGCTGCGCTACCTCAACGGCAACCAGAGCACGGCCGGCAACCCCAATGAGAACTACGGCCGCGAGCTGCTGGAGCTCTTCACCGTGGGCAAGGGCCCGCTCATTGGGCCGGGCAACTACACCAACTACACCGAGGCCGATGTGCAAGCCGCCGCCCGCGTGCTCACCGGCTGGCGCGACCAGAGTACGCCGGTGGGCAGCTACTTCACGGCCAGCCGGCACGACGCCACCACCAAGGTCTTTTCGGCCGCGTTTGGCAACGCCCGCATCGCGGCCAATGGCGCGGCCGAGTACCAGGACCTCATCAACCTCATTTTTCAGCAGGCCGAAACGGCGCGCTTCGTGGTGCGCAAGCTGTACCGCTGGTTTGTGTATTATGTGATTGATGCGCAAACCGAAGCGAACATCATTCAGCCGTTGGCGACGCTGCTGGTGCAAAGCAACTTTGAGGTGGCGCCGGTGCTGCGGACCCTGCTCAGCTCCGAGCATTTCTTTGACGCGGCCAACCAAGGGTGCCTTATCAAAAGCCCCCTGGATTTCTCGGTGGGCCTGTGCCGGCAGATGCAGGTGGCGTTTCCGCCCGCTACCAACGTGGTGGCCCAATACGGGATGTGGAACTACCTCAACGGGGTGGTCAGCCTGCAGCAGCAAACCCTCGGCGACCCGCCGAACGTGGCGGGCTGGGCTGCCTACTACCAGACGCCGCAGTACCACGAGCTGTGGATAAACGCCGTGACCCTGCCGCGCCGCAACCAGGTAACGGACCTGTTTATTGCTGGCGGCTACACGCGCAACAGCACCAAAATCGTGATTGACCCGGTGGCGCTGGTGCAGTCGTTTCCGGCCACCACGGCGTCGGACTGCAACCTGCTCATTGCCGAGTTTGTGGCGCTGATGGTGCCCATTCCGCTTACGGCCAACCAAGTGGCCTTCTTAAAATCGGCGCTGCTGCCGGGCCTGCCCGACTTTGAGTGGACCGTGGAGTGGCAGCAATTTCTGGCCGCGCCCACCAACACGGCCAAAAAAGCGGCGGTGGCCACCAAGCTGCAGGCCATGCTGCGCGCCCTGATGGGGCTGGCCGAGTACCATTTGTCTTAA
- a CDS encoding C40 family peptidase, translated as MKNSILYCLAAGSLALSFFFERAPDASITVRATAAPAVAEASLFPALTMNERVSEVSEPAAAPANTPATKPATAAELAASRDSLAYHYYAQTLGLRLAFDENKDLLRTVTDWIGTPYRYGNNTRRGTDCSGFVTRVFREVYGVTLQRSSRSMFTTTKHVAKSEMKTGDLVFFRRGSGPIYHVGIYLKDGKFAHSACNGGVMVSSLNQPYYHRNFYAAGRVRAAEEANETAD; from the coding sequence ATGAAAAATAGCATTCTGTATTGCCTCGCCGCTGGCTCGCTAGCTCTCTCCTTCTTCTTCGAACGCGCCCCCGATGCTTCGATTACGGTTCGTGCCACTGCGGCACCAGCCGTAGCCGAAGCATCGCTGTTTCCGGCCCTGACGATGAACGAGCGGGTTTCGGAAGTTTCCGAGCCAGCTGCTGCGCCGGCCAATACGCCCGCTACCAAGCCCGCCACGGCCGCCGAGTTGGCCGCCTCGCGCGACTCGCTGGCCTACCACTACTATGCGCAGACCCTGGGCCTGCGCCTGGCCTTCGACGAAAACAAGGACCTGCTGCGCACCGTGACCGACTGGATAGGGACGCCCTACCGCTACGGCAACAACACGCGCCGCGGCACCGATTGCTCGGGCTTTGTGACCCGCGTGTTTCGCGAGGTGTACGGCGTGACGCTGCAGCGCTCGTCGCGCTCCATGTTCACGACCACCAAGCACGTGGCCAAAAGCGAGATGAAAACCGGCGACCTGGTGTTTTTTCGCCGGGGCAGCGGACCCATCTACCACGTAGGCATCTACTTGAAAGACGGCAAGTTTGCGCATTCTGCCTGCAACGGCGGCGTGATGGTGAGCTCCTTGAACCAGCCCTACTACCACCGTAATTTCTACGCCGCCGGCCGCGTGCGCGCCGCCGAAGAGGCCAACGAGACGGCCGACTAA
- a CDS encoding eCIS core domain-containing protein has translation MQPIRTWTNSPLARIARAVLRSQRVAMVIGQTVHLSGANREQFLADAEWVAHELVHVRQYREHGLVRFLWKYLVESARVGYYHNKYEVEAREEARRVVLADPLHTLRPLPKHSQPRPAQS, from the coding sequence ATGCAGCCCATCCGAACCTGGACTAACTCCCCCCTTGCCCGGATTGCCCGCGCCGTGCTGCGCAGCCAGCGCGTGGCCATGGTCATTGGCCAGACGGTGCACCTGAGCGGCGCCAACCGCGAGCAGTTCCTCGCCGACGCCGAATGGGTTGCCCACGAGCTGGTGCACGTGCGCCAATACCGGGAACATGGCCTGGTGCGCTTTCTTTGGAAATACCTGGTCGAGTCGGCCCGCGTGGGCTACTACCACAACAAGTACGAGGTGGAAGCCCGCGAAGAAGCCCGGCGCGTGGTGCTGGCCGACCCACTCCATACCCTACGCCCGCTGCCCAAGCATTCGCAGCCCAGGCCCGCCCAGAGCTAG